The region TCGCAATTCAAAATACAATATTTTTATGTAAGGAAATTTTGCAAATATGTCGAGATAATTATTACCGATTTTTATGTATTACCAAATACTTAACAATCTGTCGAGACAGATTGCAGCTGACAGTCAATATGCATCGCATAAAAATGTTAACGGAAAATAAATAATACAGACCCCACCTAATGGTCTATGTCTGGTCTATTGTTGTCGCCCTTTTTCTCACTTTTTCTCAGACCGTTTGAAGACAATCCCGGTAGAAATGTTCATAGGGAAAATGATCAGGGGATTTCCGTCAATAAACTTGGTGCCATTCACTTGGGATATTCAATACACGATGATTAAGTGCAGGTAGACAGAGATAATCCAAATCCAGAGACAATCAGCGATCAATCCCACGTATCGTGACAACGATTCGATTTGTCGATCGAGAGATCAGCGAGGAAACTGGACACAAGATGTTTgcaagtgtatatatatgtgttgTGAATTGTCGGTCCTGTTCATCAATATCGATTCGTCATGTTGAGAAGTACGGGGCAAATGATTCATGTATCTTGCCCCTATCTACAATGCCTTTGAACCGAAAAACTACGTAATGTTTTGCTATCATCGGTTTTGAAGTGCTTGGGATTCATGATTCATTTTTCAATCTTCAAGCAATTATTTTTTTTTTTCATGACAGTTTTTTCCGGGTATTTGAGATATGATTATTATATTTGACATTAGATATGTTCTATGTGAATAATATCATAGGTTCAGGTTTGTCTCAacctatttttttaatttatgcatcaaaatttattatttttattttttagttgAAATTTTTATACTTTTTAATTTATTGTGCACATACACACACAAATTGGGGTATTTCGGGAAACAGTCACTTCATTTTTCTGAAAAAGGGAAAGGCCGCGTATATTTTACTCTCCACAGACCCACGTAAGCGTAATAAACTGAATATATTTGATTTAGTTTGGCTCATTTTGCAAATATGCTTTACATGGACAATCAAGTGTGCTTATTATAGCCCATTTTGATAAGTTTAATTTTTTTGTTTATGAACTTAAATTGCTTAAAGCAAGAAGTAGGAAACAAAAATTTGAATAATTTTGTaatatgagtaacctattaattattaaaaatgtgaaaataaaaataaattaatgaACCGTCTATGTGGATgattatctaaattttatcaaataaaaattaaGTTCATTAAAAAATATATTCGTTTACAACGTGTTAGCTTGaactatttatttaatttaaattattttagacttcttgCAAAAACAAACACATTTCGTCATATAAATATTTTTGTTGCAAAGATGCATGCTAAAAATCGTATTTAATAAATTATCAACATTATATTCAATGAAAGCTAATTAAGAATGTAATAACATTTACTTTAGATACAAGCAAAAATCTAAACTAATAAAATTTTAACTCATCAAATAACAAACTTCTCATTTTGAACTATTTTTCTTCGTAATTAATTTTCAGACTTCTGGCGAAAAACAAACACTCTACACATTAAAGTCAAAACTGATGTCTCTAATATTTTCAATCTCCTAGCTTTAAGACAAGCGGGCTCTGTGATTGTTGAATGTGTACTCCATGAACCAATATAATCACGTTTTCATGTTCTATTCAAAAATTATCTTATTGTTTTTAATCTTTTTCCAATTTCAGTTTTATTCTTAAAAAAAGGTTTTTTTTCTAGTAAGTCCCATTTCAAAAGTTACTTTATAAATATTTTCTATTTTTAGtcataattataaatatatcccaaatcaaatatttttttctaatttaaagTTAATCATGATTAATTTTAGAACAATGGATCAAATTCACCATTTCACTCAAAAATGGCCAAAATATTGCTTCTAAAAATTATGACCCAAAATATTAATTCTAGACGGGTTATCGTATAACGTTAAGAAaacaattaatatttttaaatttactGCGTAAcctaatttaatttttttaaaattttagaattCAATAATCCCCTTTtgatttttagaaatattaaaaaattgaataaaagaTAACAATTTAACATTTTAGACCCCCTAGAGTCTAAACCCTAATTTAAGTGAGGGTTTACGATCTCTAGGCCTTAAATTTGGaaaccaaaaatataaattttaaattaaataatttaaaattttaaaaatataacttAGTTTAATAATTGTTAACATTTTAGAATTTATCAATTCTATTTTTGGGTTTTATAAacaatttaaataaatttttaatattttaggatttaacaattttttattttgggtttaaaaatatttttttaaacaaaCATTATGTGTAAAATGCTAGATAAAATAGTGTTTTAGGGTTAAAACATTATATAAGGTAAAAAAATGGAAAAAGAGTTAGACACTACACAATGTAGCATTTTAGGGTTTTTTTTACCTAAACCTTACACCATCTACAGTTTTGAAGTGAAATTTTGGGTATGATCAGAAATGAGGCTTTGGACTATTTTTTACTCAAAACACCGGGGCACCATCCTTCATCCTTAATTTTACTACTATACATATTTTAAAAACATTTGTATccttaatttttataatttagtATAAAAAATCAGCTCcaaattaaaatgaaaattatTATTTGTCATAAACCAGAAAATATTTAGAACTATTAATTACATTTAAATAAAAGTCcacaaaaattattattttaattacttatataaTATTTCACTACTagtaaattataattattttattaaaaataaaattaatagagAATATAGGTTAATATTGATGTTCGCCCACCTAGTAGTTAAATAAATTACCGGTGATAACGCAACTGCATGATCTTTTTAATAATACTCTTAAAAAAATATTGTAGGCGGAACAATAATAAACTTAATGTACTTATTAATTATTATAGAGCTATTGTAGGCGGAACAACAATAAACTTAATGTACTTATTAATTATTATAGAGTAAGCACGGGCTGAAAGAGGTTTTTTTAAAATACACGTCTACACATTAAGGATATTTTAGTAATATTTGGTAGATATATATTAATTTCATAACTTGAATATCTAGTGTGGTTATACATTAGTTAAATTTTAACCATAGCATAATTTTTTAATAAAGTGGAATATTTTTATTAAGTGAAATATTTTTACACGATGACCTATTAATTTGGGACACATTCAACAAATTCCCTACAAAAATGCTaattttacttgaaattttttctACGGGATCACTTCTTTGGTATATTGGTTCAAAAGAGCAAAATGAACAAACTGTAGAACCAGCAATAACACACACATTTCTAAACTCAAAAGATAATACCTGTGCATAAAATCATTTACAGTTTTGACTTGCTTTTGTCCTGCAGCCACTACATGGAACTTAAGATTTACAGACTTGTAAAAGGAGATGCTTCCACCATCAATCTAGAATATGAACTGTTATTTACAATGCAATGAAGATCAAAACAGCCATACTGGTGTTTTTACAGGTAACTTGAGACTCACGGAGGATAGGTAGATTGCGGAACACTAGCACCAATTGGTTTTATATCTCTGCTGCGCATGTACGTCAAAAACTGCCCAGGAAGCTCCTCCAACAAGCTTTGCACCACAGATATTTGCCCACCTGCATAAAGCGTATGGGGaaaaaagaattaataaattgCTGTGGAAATTGTAGTACACCATAATATATCTACACAGGAGTACATGCTGATAGATGACGATCTCTACCACAATCAACAAATACGCACTCACCATGCACATCTCGCATTGAAACAAATTGAACAATATCTCTTGTAGCTATTCTTCCAGCGGAGCTCTCTAAGCGATGTCCATTATCAGCATCAAGAATCTGCCATAAGACGATTATTATTGAGCTAAAACAATATGCAATTATAATTTCACTTTGTTTAATTTCCAGTAGAGAAGTACAGTATTCTCTTCTCATACTACTTAACTAGCACATTCTCATGGGATGTAACTCGTGTATCCGAGAAAGTAAATATACCTCCATTTGTTTAAAATCTGCATTACCAACTCCAACAATAAGAATCGAAAGGGGTAGATCAGACGCCTTGATTATAGCATCTTTAGTTTCTTGAAGATCTGTAAGGACTCCATCCTACATATATGATCCAGGACTCACTATTGGCAGAAACTATATCAAGATTATGTATACATGCTATCATCTGTGCATGCGGTGAAACAAAGAGAGACATTAAAAATTGAAAAGTTACGCTTGGACAAGTACCGTAATAATTAGCAAGACAAAGTATTTGCTAGAGTTATATGACAGGGACTGGCCAGCCAAATCTGCAGCCCTGTTGATCACTTGACTAAATAGAGTAGGTCCTGAAAGGGTAACATTCTGCAAAGCGCTTGCATACGCAGCCATTACTCCTTCAACTCCCTCAACCTGTGAAATTCAAAGGTCAATTACAATTACAACCACATATTACTTCAACTTCTTAACTTGTGAAATCATGACAATGACTTTAGCATTGGCATGTACATAAGAACATACCTAATAACTAAGTAGATGAAAGCACGGTCTGCAAGTGATATTATTATTCAGGACTTACCATAAAACCGCAGAGCGTTTAGTGGAACTATAAGTTTAGGTATATAATTTAAGTATTTTAATCCTCCACTAAGTTGCTACCATTTTTATAGCTTTGCTAATAAATGTAAATAAGCAGCAGCAGGCAAAATTAATTCTTTAAACATGAAAGCTAATTGCTAAGCATTCACAGTTGTTCTCTTCCGACCAGTTCGCACTAATAATAATATAATCTTAAATTTATACATATATTCTGAAATTATTCATTATATTTAATGTTCACAAGACCTGCATATTATATAAGCAGTCAAATGAACAGGAAAGGAGTGAGTATATCGAATAAATAAAGAGATGGAGAGATACATTAGGTATAGCTCTTCACATTCTGCATTTAAAGATAATACATATCATTTAACTTGTCAAAGAAAGTATCACCTCAAAGCTGCTTGGACTTCCATTCAAGTTGAAACAATGAGATATTAAACCATCATGTGTTTTTCCACCAAAGCCCCAAGCAGGAAAGCGTCTGTCTGAATCATAGAATTGTATAACATCCCCAACCTCTATTATAGCCTGCAGTGAGCAATCATTTCAAGAAATTCATTCAAGTCCTCCGGATTGTAAGGGAGCAAACAAAAAGACTAAAGCCCATAATCATGACTTCCATATTGACTTGTTGATGCAAAATTTAAAATGCCAAAAAGCTTCAGCGggataagaataaaaataaataacatTAAAAAAACTGATTCTTTCAGTTCATTGTTCTGATAAAGAcatgttaaaataataattaacaattaataaaCATATACTTATTCTGATACAACATAAACGACTTTTTAAAAAGTACACTGTTGAAAGTTCGATATCACCAAAGAATCATCCGTTACCTGCTGGTACGCATTCAACCGGCCAGAAGGATCAATATAGTGCAAAGAATTTGGACTCCGTGGATGTCCATTTGATGCTGGAATTATTTGAAAAGTTAACCATACAACAAATGCAAGGAATACATCATCTAGCATTTATTAAATTAGCCGGATCAAGTTACCAGTAAAGTCAACAGCAACCATGAAGTTAAGTTCGAACCCGCTAGAGATGTAATCTATAAAACTGAATAATTGTTTCTCAACAAAACTGTCCACGAAAAGCTGACCTTTAAGAACCTACAGGTAAAGAAACACAAAATCTAATAGGAGAATATGCAACATGTGATTCATGTGATTCACATATTGGGATGAGTGCCAAACCAGATCACCTTTTCGTGTCCTCTGTGATGCGAAGATGGTAAGATGAAATTCACACCAACTTTTTCTCTGTGAATTCTTTCAAAGTCGGCAACTGATTTCTGCAGCTGTCTGTAACAGAAAGAATGCGAATTTTTTAAAAAAGGTAAAAAAGAATTTACAACT is a window of Apium graveolens cultivar Ventura chromosome 11, ASM990537v1, whole genome shotgun sequence DNA encoding:
- the LOC141697278 gene encoding protein BONZAI 3-like, with product MGGCFSDVRGGKQAIGGGSGPQHQLQNVGGGGGGHNDAVDFFFKTKGLDALFTQIELSFSASKLRDRDIMSKSDPMVVSYAKKRDGGLVELGRTEVILNNLNPIWIGKVPIAYQFEIVQPLVFHVYDVDTKYHNLPVKDLKLKDQEFLGEASCVLSEIVTKQSRSLTLNLHNKHGPGLKNFGTITVHAEETAASRNAVEVVFRCMHLDNKDLFSKSDPFLRISRIVEAGGSVPICKTEIVNNNLNPVWKPLCLSMRQFGSKENPLIIECFDFNSSGDHILIGQLQKSVADFERIHREKVGVNFILPSSHHRGHEKVLKGQLFVDSFVEKQLFSFIDYISSGFELNFMVAVDFTASNGHPRSPNSLHYIDPSGRLNAYQQAIIEVGDVIQFYDSDRRFPAWGFGGKTHDGLISHCFNLNGSPSSFEVEGVEGVMAAYASALQNVTLSGPTLFSQVINRAADLAGQSLSYNSSKYFVLLIITDGVLTDLQETKDAIIKASDLPLSILIVGVGNADFKQMEILDADNGHRLESSAGRIATRDIVQFVSMRDVHGGQISVVQSLLEELPGQFLTYMRSRDIKPIGASVPQSTYPP